A DNA window from Desulfurobacterium atlanticum contains the following coding sequences:
- a CDS encoding tetratricopeptide repeat protein: MNSLNLFFLLLIHTLISLILAIFTVILLLKKIERKNSFEVLKNIFILFVLIFLIPVGGYFIIPFYFLILFPKKGISLPNYSELPIKDITMEKIKAKPRKFGEAALIQFVKQKKLTNENFMLVISKFIHPLTVKAMKKAFASTNDEVRLYAFAVISKYENEINEKIEMLKQKLEKVKTEEEKGDIYYELANLYWDMYYLGIIDKELENFVLKETEFYIEKALEITDNPEICFLAGKIYLKKSQMELAEKFLEEAFRKGSKNLKSKVAPYLAEIYFKKKNFSKVKKLFSIVELPLQPDVCFMKKFWSGDTQ; the protein is encoded by the coding sequence ATGAATAGCTTAAATTTATTTTTCCTGCTTCTTATTCATACTCTTATTTCTCTTATTTTAGCTATATTCACTGTTATACTTCTTCTTAAGAAAATTGAAAGAAAAAACTCTTTTGAAGTTCTGAAAAATATATTTATCCTGTTTGTATTAATATTCCTTATTCCAGTAGGAGGATATTTTATTATTCCCTTCTACTTTCTAATTCTTTTCCCTAAAAAAGGTATCAGCCTCCCCAACTACTCAGAGCTTCCCATAAAAGATATTACTATGGAAAAAATTAAAGCAAAACCAAGAAAATTTGGTGAAGCTGCCCTAATTCAATTTGTGAAGCAGAAAAAATTAACAAATGAAAATTTTATGCTCGTAATAAGTAAATTTATCCATCCTCTAACAGTCAAAGCTATGAAAAAGGCTTTTGCTTCTACAAATGATGAAGTTCGACTTTATGCTTTTGCCGTTATTTCAAAATATGAAAACGAAATAAACGAAAAGATTGAAATGTTAAAACAAAAACTTGAGAAAGTCAAAACTGAAGAGGAAAAAGGAGATATCTATTATGAACTTGCAAACTTATACTGGGATATGTACTACCTTGGTATAATTGATAAAGAACTTGAAAATTTTGTTTTAAAAGAAACAGAATTTTATATAGAAAAAGCTCTTGAAATTACTGATAATCCCGAAATCTGCTTTCTTGCAGGAAAAATCTACCTTAAAAAATCTCAAATGGAACTTGCTGAAAAGTTTCTTGAAGAAGCTTTCAGAAAAGGCAGTAAAAACCTAAAATCTAAAGTAGCTCCTTATCTTGCTGAAATTTACTTTAAGAAAAAGAATTTTTCCAAGGTTAAAAAACTGTTTTCCATTGTTGAGTTACCTTTACAACCTGATGTCTGTTTCATGAAAAAATTCTGGTCAGGTGATACTCAATGA
- a CDS encoding PelD GGDEF domain-containing protein → MAGNRDIAVKFVIAEAIVFAVILAGIGFYTSSKDPLFIHSSVNPFVILSLSLTLFYGLLGGLIFIAASIPAFYFLYHIFPVNFLLWDLLLVLIAGEFFFYWKKKIQLAEEENIYFKDKLRKQINDFILLKLSHDQLERHYLIKPVSIRSVLEQIRNEIVKDKRTASNKLMNLINEAFNVEEGNLYLKEKNWFKEVGYIGTSAELDTEDPLVKEALESGKTVFISSKSENTKYLAIIPIFDNRNEDEIVALFAVRKIPFRYLNADNILSINVALIWFFAELKKSESATKVIEEIPYLPLEFAAEIETLRKMNIKFGIDSYIVVFKIDREFSDLVDFIHRRIRGIDVAFFKKEKNTNKYFLFVLLPLSPLPSAEGFVNRVKKEIDRYIGEKAFQNLEVKLLKIDNYIVEHLKKFEVENE, encoded by the coding sequence ATGGCCGGCAATAGAGACATTGCGGTCAAATTTGTTATAGCTGAAGCGATTGTTTTTGCCGTAATTCTTGCAGGAATAGGATTCTACACAAGCAGTAAAGATCCCCTATTCATACACAGCTCTGTTAATCCTTTTGTGATTCTCTCCCTATCCTTAACACTCTTCTACGGCCTTTTAGGTGGATTGATATTTATTGCCGCATCTATTCCGGCATTTTATTTTCTTTATCACATTTTCCCTGTCAACTTCCTTTTATGGGACCTGCTTCTTGTTTTAATAGCCGGAGAATTCTTCTTCTACTGGAAAAAGAAAATACAGCTTGCTGAAGAGGAAAACATCTATTTTAAAGATAAATTAAGAAAACAGATAAACGATTTTATACTTCTTAAACTCTCCCACGATCAGCTTGAAAGACATTACCTTATTAAGCCTGTAAGTATAAGAAGCGTCCTTGAACAGATAAGAAACGAAATAGTAAAAGATAAACGCACTGCTTCTAACAAATTAATGAATCTCATAAATGAAGCCTTTAATGTAGAAGAAGGAAATCTTTACCTAAAAGAGAAAAATTGGTTTAAAGAAGTTGGTTACATAGGAACTTCTGCTGAACTTGATACTGAAGATCCCCTTGTAAAAGAAGCACTGGAATCTGGAAAAACAGTTTTTATATCTTCAAAAAGTGAAAACACAAAATACCTTGCTATTATTCCAATATTTGATAACAGAAATGAAGATGAAATAGTTGCTCTTTTTGCTGTAAGGAAAATTCCTTTTAGATACTTAAACGCAGACAACATCCTTTCCATAAACGTTGCACTCATATGGTTCTTCGCAGAGCTTAAAAAGAGTGAATCTGCCACAAAAGTTATAGAAGAGATTCCTTACCTTCCCCTTGAATTTGCTGCTGAAATAGAAACCCTCAGAAAGATGAATATAAAATTTGGTATAGATAGCTACATTGTAGTTTTTAAAATAGATAGGGAATTCTCAGACCTTGTAGACTTTATCCATAGAAGAATCAGAGGAATAGATGTTGCTTTCTTTAAAAAAGAGAAAAATACTAATAAATATTTTCTTTTTGTTCTCCTGCCACTTTCCCCTCTGCCTTCAGCAGAAGGATTTGTAAACAGAGTCAAAAAAGAGATAGATAGATATATAGGAGAAAAAGCCTTTCAAAACCTGGAAGTTAAGCTTTTAAAGATTGACAATTATATAGTGGAACATCTAAAAAAGTTTGAGGTTGAAAATGAATAG